In the genome of Chryseobacterium sp. 52, the window TATTTTCCTGATTCCTCTCGTTTTGAAGCCCGTTTACAAAACCGTATGAAGAGGGTTTATAATGATCAAAATTCAGGAAATTATCCTGTTCATAAGTTTGATTGATCATCAGCTTAAAGTAGGTCCAGTTTCTTTCAAGGCCAAAACTAAACTGCCTCCTCCGGTCACTGTAATTGTATTTATTTTCCTGATCGAATAAAAAGTACGGATTATCTGCCGACTGACCATAACTTCTCTGTAAACCATCTGCCAGCCATATATTCTGTGTATTTGAAAATGAAACAGGGGTGAGCAGAGCGTTTTGGTAAACTCTGTTGAAAAGGCCGATTCTATTTGAATTTACAGCTTTATTTTCATCATAATTAAATCCGGCATTCAGAGAAAATTTTAGAATTCTTGAGCTTAGCTTTGTTTTAAATGAATTAAGGATGCTATACTGATCCGTAAAATACATCTGATCTTTCTGCTGACCCAAATCTACAGATAACCGGAAATCTTCATCATAATATCCTCTTTTCAGAAAGGTAGTTAACTTCAGTTGGTTATTATGGCCAAAGACTGTTTTGAAAATATTATTATCATATGTTTTAGCAGGAGTAGCTCCATCTCCAAGTGGGACTAATCTTCCGTTCCAGTCATACTGATACGGATGGTTATCATATCCTAATGAGGAAATATCAGGTCCGAAACTGAACATTTCCCCTGTTTCAGGCCCCATCCATTTCAATTGCCCGTTCTCCGGACGTCCCTGAACATAACGGTTTTGAGTTTTAGGAATAGAATTCCTTGTTTTAACGTCAAAAGAGGTTGTGAAACTGCCATTGAAATTCAGAATTTTGTCTGGCTGATCCTTCAAAGTATATTGATTTTTATCAATCTTTTTGATCTTTCTTACCCGGTAAAATCCATAATCTGACTTTTTACTTAGAAATTCTTCTGAGTTTTCCAAACTGAATTCGTCTTTCTGTTCTTTAGCAACTAAGCTGTCATAAGCTTTACTCCTGACATTCTGAGTACGTTTTTGCTCAATCCGGCTTTCTAAAATTCGCTTGAGTTCCTCCAACTGGTAAACGACCTGTTTATTTTTACCGTCATTCCAGATTAATGTATCATTTTCTTTGGCTGCGATAAAAGCAAAGCCTTTTTCATCGGTAAACTCATATATTCCACTGTTTTTATTATAAACTTTAAGAAAATTCTGAGGTTTATCTTTTTTATTTAAAAATATTCCGGAATAATAGAGCTGGGAACTTTGAGAAAACAAAAAGTTTGCTGCAAGAGGCAGCAGTATCAAATAGATTTTCTTCATCATGATTAATATTTCTAAAAATAGAGAAAAAAAAAGAAATCTCCGTAGAAATTTCTTTTTTTAAGGTATTATTTTGAAATTGTTTTGTAGCTTTCTACCAATCTTAAGAATTCAGATCTGTAACCTTCTTCATCATTACTTTTCCCCTGTTTAGCCAGTTTTTCAATATCAGAAAGATCTTTTTTCTGAATCAGGTCAGATTTCCGTAAGACCAATCCGAACCATGCAACCGATGATATAAACTTAAAATCCGAACTTGCAGATACCATTGAAGTATTGGTGTTTTTTACCACCTGAACTATTTCTTTGCTTTTATCTCCGTCAGGATTTTTGTACCGGAATTTTACGGTCGCCAGTTCATCGCTGAAGTTTTCAGAAGAAGAAGTTGTATTATATTTCAATTTATTTTCGTCAGGTAAAAACGCAGATTTCATATGGACAGGAATCACTTCATATAAGGCTGTTACGGTATGTCCGCTTCCCAATTCTCCCGCATCAATTTTATCATTGGTAAAATCTTCATTTCTCAGCTTTCTGTTTTCGTAGCCAATCAGACGGTAAGAACTTACATATTTTGGGTTAAACTCAATCTGGATCTTTACATCTTTTGCAATGGTATATATACTGCCTGCAAATTCTCTTCCCAGAAATTTATTGGCCTCCTGAAGATTGTCGATGTAAGCATAATTTCCGTTTCCTTTATCAGCAAGCGTTTCAAGCATATTATCTTTATAATTCCCCATTCCAAAACCAAGGCAGGTAAGAAAAACTCCGGATTTTCTTTTTTCCTCAATTAAAGTTTTTACATCAGAAGTAGAAGAAGCTCCGACATTAAAATCACCATCTGTAGCAATAATGACCCGGTTGTTGCCATTTTTAATAAAGTTTTCCTGAGCCAGTTTATAGGCAAGTTCAATTCCTTCTCCGCCTGCAGTACTTCCGCCTGCCTGCAGATGATCAAGCGCAAGAATTATTTTGTCTTTCTCCTGAGCAGAAGTTGGAGGTAACACCATCCCTGCACTTCCTGCATAGACTACAATCCCGACTTTATCCTGCGGTCTGAGCTGATCCAGTAACACTTTAAAAGATGATTTCAAAAGAGGAAGTTTATTTGCTGCATCCATAGAACCTGAAACATCAATCAGAAATACAAGATTGGAAGGTGTCAGTTTGTCCATTCCTATATTTTTTCCCTGAAGACCTATCTTTAAAAGTTTATGATCAGGATTCCAAGGGGCGTCACTATATTCTGTATTAATTGAAAAAGGATCATTATTCTTAGGCTGAGGATAGGTGTATTTAAAATAGTTAATCATTTCTTCAATCCTTACTGCATTTTTATCTACCGTTTGTCCGTTGTTGATCATTCTTCTGATATTGGAATAGGCAGCCTTGTCCACATCAATAGAAAAGGTTGATAGCGGCTGGTTTTTTGTCAGCTCAAAAGGGTTTTCTACAAATTCATCGTATGCCTCATTTTCAGAAACAGGATTCTGTTTATATTGATTAATGGTTTTCTGCATCTCCTCCATTCTTCTTTTTTCCTTTCTTGAGAGTCTTTTGGTGAGTACTACAACGATTCCGTTCGCTCCTCTGCTTCCGTACAATGCAGATGCAGCTTCTCCTTTTACCACTTCTACACTTTTAATCTTTTTAGGATTTAAAGTACTGAAATAATCACGGTTCTCGATCTTACCATTGATGATATACAATGGCTCATTTGCCCCGTTCAAAGATGCAGCTCCTCTTATTAAAATTGGGTTATTATTATTTAAATAACCAATGTTCCCAGTATTAGAATTGTTCGCTATCTGATTACGTTTTCTTTTAATTCCATAAGCCTGTACCTGAACTCCTGCTACTGTTCCCTGAAGAGCCTGAGGAGTATTTGATGCAATGTAATTGGACTGTACACTAACCGCACTTGAGGTATAGTCAACTTTCTTTTTAGGCAACAATCCTGTTAAAACTACTTCTTCGATACTTTGAGTTCTTAAAGTATCTTTCCATTGTCCTCTTTTCTGGGGAGCCGTAACAACGGGTTCATCTTTCTTTTTGATGAAATATTCGTCAGTAGAATAATCTGCATTTCTTGAAGCGTAGATCTCATCATATTTATTCCCAGTTTCAGCCTTACTTATCCCTTCTGAAATTTTATGGTCCTCATACGCTAAAACAGGTCTTTTTTGCGGAGATGTGGAGGTTTCAATTTCTTTTTCAATATTAGATTTCACTGTACTGTCCACTACACGGACAACATTCTTTTCAGGTTGAACTTCCATCCGGTTTTCTACAATGAATGGTTTAGCAGGTTCAACGGTTTCATTTTTACTGATAAAATAAAATGCTCCCAGGCCAATTATCAAGCTGGCGGCAATTCCATAAGGAAACCATACCGGCAGTATGCTCTTTTTCTCTTCTTTTTTATCTAATTTTTCTTCAACTTTTGCCCAAACTTTATCAAAACCCGGAAAAACAGCCGGTTCTTCTGAAAGCTTAGAAGCATCATTGAATCTTTTATCTATGTCGTGATTATTTTCCATTTCCCTAAAGTTTAAATGTTCTGATTGACCAAAAGTTCCTGTAATTTTTTCCTTGCAAAACTGAGCTGGGATTTTGAAGTTCCTTCGCTTATTGAAAGCATAGTTGCAATTTCCTTATGTGGATATCCTTCAATCGCAAAAAGATTGAAAATCGCTCTGCAGCCTTCGGGAAGGAAATTCAGCAGACTCAGGATATCTCTTTCAAAAGAAATACTTTCCGATAAAGTCCCGGATGTTTCTATAAAATTGTCATCTATAGGGATAAACTGTGCTTTGCTCGCTCTCAATTTCTGCAGGCATTCATTGACAGCAATTTTTTTCGCCCAACCGTCAAAGGTGTCCAAATTTTGGATTTGGTTGATTTTCGTGAATATTTTGTAAAAAGTATCGGCCAATACTTCTTCAATATCTTCATCATTTTTCAGATAACGTCGGCAGACTGAGTACA includes:
- a CDS encoding RNA polymerase sigma factor, giving the protein MERELLIECQRSNRSAQRKVYEKMAGKLYSVCRRYLKNDEDIEEVLADTFYKIFTKINQIQNLDTFDGWAKKIAVNECLQKLRASKAQFIPIDDNFIETSGTLSESISFERDILSLLNFLPEGCRAIFNLFAIEGYPHKEIATMLSISEGTSKSQLSFARKKLQELLVNQNI
- a CDS encoding vWA domain-containing protein, whose translation is MENNHDIDKRFNDASKLSEEPAVFPGFDKVWAKVEEKLDKKEEKKSILPVWFPYGIAASLIIGLGAFYFISKNETVEPAKPFIVENRMEVQPEKNVVRVVDSTVKSNIEKEIETSTSPQKRPVLAYEDHKISEGISKAETGNKYDEIYASRNADYSTDEYFIKKKDEPVVTAPQKRGQWKDTLRTQSIEEVVLTGLLPKKKVDYTSSAVSVQSNYIASNTPQALQGTVAGVQVQAYGIKRKRNQIANNSNTGNIGYLNNNNPILIRGAASLNGANEPLYIINGKIENRDYFSTLNPKKIKSVEVVKGEAASALYGSRGANGIVVVLTKRLSRKEKRRMEEMQKTINQYKQNPVSENEAYDEFVENPFELTKNQPLSTFSIDVDKAAYSNIRRMINNGQTVDKNAVRIEEMINYFKYTYPQPKNNDPFSINTEYSDAPWNPDHKLLKIGLQGKNIGMDKLTPSNLVFLIDVSGSMDAANKLPLLKSSFKVLLDQLRPQDKVGIVVYAGSAGMVLPPTSAQEKDKIILALDHLQAGGSTAGGEGIELAYKLAQENFIKNGNNRVIIATDGDFNVGASSTSDVKTLIEEKRKSGVFLTCLGFGMGNYKDNMLETLADKGNGNYAYIDNLQEANKFLGREFAGSIYTIAKDVKIQIEFNPKYVSSYRLIGYENRKLRNEDFTNDKIDAGELGSGHTVTALYEVIPVHMKSAFLPDENKLKYNTTSSSENFSDELATVKFRYKNPDGDKSKEIVQVVKNTNTSMVSASSDFKFISSVAWFGLVLRKSDLIQKKDLSDIEKLAKQGKSNDEEGYRSEFLRLVESYKTISK